The Patescibacteria group bacterium nucleotide sequence GTAGGGATGATGATTTCGAAGTTATAAAAGATATAACCCTTTCAGCCAATGATGGTGAATTTATTTGTATCCTTGGTCCAAGTGGTTGTGGAAAGACAATTTTGCTTTATTTGATGGCGGGGTTTTTAAAACCAACTGGTGGAAAGATTTTGATGAATGGTGAAATGATTTCCGGTCCCAGTTGTGATCGCATGATGGTTTTTCAGGGCCATGTTCTTTTCCCTTGGAAGACGGTTTATGAAAATATTTATTATGCTTTGGATAAATCAACATTCAGTAAGGATGAGAAAGATAAACTGGTTATGAAATATTTGGACCTGATGGCACTGGCTTCCTTTAAAGATTGGTATCCTTATAAACTTTCCGGCGGAATGCAACAACGCGTTGCTTTGGCAAGGGCGTTGGTCACAAATCCGGAAGTTCTGTTGATGGACGAGCCTTTCTCTGCACTCGATTCTCAATACCGAAAATTTTTAAGGAAAAATCTGGAAATTATTTGGAGAAAGACAAAAAAAACCATAATTTTTGTTACGCATAGTGTGCACGAGGCAATAAATTTGGCCGACAAAATTTATCTCCTGTCTGCCAGGCCTGCGACTATAAAAAAAGTGTATACAGTAAATCTCCCCAGGCCAAGAGATCAATCTAGTAAAGATTTCATACAGCTAAATAATGAAATTGAAGAGGACCTAACTGAGGAATTTGAAAAAATAATTAAAACACCGTCAATGGGAGAGTCTTTATCTCATATATTAAAATTAAACGGTAGAAGAGGTATTTTATGAATAAAAAATATTTTTTTGGCACCCTGTTTGCATTATTTGCATTAGTATTTATTTATTATTTCAATAATTCACTTAACGACAAAAATAACAAGGAAGAAAATAAAATCAAGATAGGGTATAGCATAGACAGCGTAAATCATGCCCCAATTATTATTGCTGACAATATGGGTATTTTTGATAAACACAAGCTCAATTTGGAACTTATTCCTTTCAAGGGTGGTAAAGAGGTGCAGCAGGCGCTAGCTATGGGCAGTATAGATATCGGTTCGGCCGGCGCAACAAATTTTTTCATCCCGATAGCCAAAGGATCCCCGATAAAGATTATTGCTCCTTTAGCAGTTTCCCCGACATTAGTATTTGTTGATCCTAGTAGCAATATTAAGACATTTGATGATTTAGTGGGAAAAACCATAGCATCACGAATAGGGCAAAGTTCCAACATCTCGTTAGGTTATGCTCTTAGGAAAGAGAATATCCCTATCAATACGATAACTTTTGAAGATATTGAGGGTAATCTGCGCCCCCTTGCCTTAATGGAGAAGAAGGTGGTTGATGTAGCGGTGGCAGGAGAATACAATGAAAAAATATATCTTGATTATGGAGCGGTTGTTTTCGAAGAGTGGATAACAAAAGGTTATGCAGACAAACCAATGCCCAGAACAGTTATTGCCGTTAATACAGATTCTTTGGAAAAAAATAAAGAAGAAATCAGCAGTTTTATTGATGCAATTATTGAAAGTCAAAGATATATTAAGGATAACCCCGATGATGCAGCGGTAATCATTTCCAAACAAATAGAAGAAGCAACTGAAGGAGCGGTAGTCTTTTCTGTCGAAGAATTAAAAGAACAATGGAAAACAGTAAAATATGTTCTTTGGTATGAACCTTCGGATGTCGTGGAAATTTCGAAAGTAGCGCAAGAAATAGGAGATATACAAACAGCGCTGAGTGTGGAACAGATCTTTGATCTGAGTTTTGAGGAAAAATTAAAAAATGCTCAAGATGAAATTTACTAAGCGAAAAATAAGAAAAATTGCATTGGGGTCGATACCATTTTTGACTATTTTAGTTGTTTGGGATTTGTTTTACTATTTTAACCAAGACCTAAAATGGCTGATTCCTTCCCCGCTTCAGACTGTCTCATCTTTTTGGCAGATGGTTACTGATGGAACGTTTTTAAAGTTGATATCAGTCAGTATATTCAATCTGATCCCGCCCTATATTTTTGCAATAATTTGTGCTGTAGTACTCGGCACCTTGATGGGGGTTAATAAAACTGTCCATAAAATTTTCTTTCCATTCTTGTCTGCAATTTACCCGGTACCATCATTGGCTTGGCTTCCGTTTATGATACTGTTTTTAGGATTTACCAGAGAGGCAATTTGGTTTGTTATTTTTGTTTCCAGCTTCATGAAGATTATTTACAATGTTATCAGCGGGATTCAAAATGTTAATATCGAATATGTTTTGGTGGCAAAGAATTTCGGTTTTAGTAAAACTAAGATTGTGTTTGATGTATTTCTGCCATCCGCTCTTCCTCAGATTATGACGGGGCTTAGAGTAGGTTTTGGTTCTGCTTGGAGATCTTTGATTGGAGCGGAAATGTTGGTTGCGACAATCGGGGGGTTAGGAAAATTTATATGGATGTCCCAATGGTTTTTTGATTTTGACAAGGTAATGGCCGGTATCGTAGTCATTTCTTTAGTAAGTATTTTTATAGAGCAAATAGTATTTAGGCGATTAGAAAAAAATACTTTGGTTAAGTGGGGGTTTATAAGTGATGAACAAAAAATTTGATTCACTTTATCAGCGGAGTTAATGTTAAAATAAATCCAAACATATGACCGAAATCCCAAATAAGCTTTACAGGACCAGTGTTAAAGCTTTGATATTGGACGATAAAAAAAGATTTTTACTTTTATTGGAAGAAAATGGTTATTGGGACCTCCCTGGGGGTGGACTTGATTTCGGGGAAAATTCTCATGATTGTATTATAAGGGAGTTAAATGAAGAAACGGGATTGGAAGTTATCCATATTAAAAAGAATCCGTCCTATTTTATAACGGCTTTGCATATGAACGGTCAGTGGAAAGCCAATATACTATATGAAACACAGGTAAAAGATCTAAATTTTACTTCTTCCAAAGAATGCGTGGAAATAAGATTTTTTACAAAGGAGGAAGCGTCCAAGGAAAAGATTTATCCTAATGTTAAAGAATTTTTAAAAGAGTACAATCCAAATAACCACTAGCAAAAAAACAGAGGAATCGATTTTGTATGAATAGAATAATTAACAAATTTGCTAAGGAACTAAGTTTCCAAACCGGCCGTTACATGCTCTCGCCGGAGTTTTTAAGTTTGTGAGGTAGTAAATTTATATTGGCATTGGTATATTTGGTGTATCACCATTGACTTCATGTTTCAGTTATGATACAATAATGTCATACATATGAAACGTAAATCAAAAAGTAATCTCCTTGAAGAGCTAACATCTTTACCATATTTTACTAAAGATCTTATTTGTCAATTAGGTAAAGCCGAAAATAGCTATAGTCTAAAAGATAGCACTATTGATACATATATAAGCCGTTTTCTTAAGGAAAAAGAAATAATCTCTTTAAAAAGAGGTTTATATGTGTCGATGGACTTTTATAATAGTAACAAGGATAATCTGTCATATTCATTTTTTCTTGCGAATATTATTAAGAAGCCTTCATATATAAGTTCTTGGGCCGCTCTTCAGTACTACAATCTTTCTACTGAAATAATACATACAATCACATCAATTACACCAAGAGTCACAAGAAATTATGAAACAAAAATTGGTACTTTTTCATATCAGTCTGTAAAGAAGAACTTATTTTCTGACTTTTCTTTTGTAAAAGATAAGTTTGAATTTTTTATTGCCTCCCCCTCTAAGGCTTTATTTGATTTACTTTATTTCAAAACAAGACAATTTAGAGGTATAAAGATTAACGATGTAGATTCAATAATTGAAGACTTACGCATTGATATTAGTGAATTGGGCGAAGAAGAGCGGAAGAGATTTTATTTTATGATAAATAAAAATATACGTCATGGATAATCAAATCATTGTAGCACTTAAAAAAAAGATAGAAGAAATTTCTGCATATGAAGGGGTTGATGCGGAAACTCAACGCAACTCAATAAAGGAATACCTACAGTTTTATGTGCTTAATTTTATTTATCACCATCCAGAATACAGCAACTGGATTATGTATGGAGGTTCAGCGCTTCGCATTTGTCATGATCTTAATAGGATGTCGGTTGATTTAGATTTTGAGGTTAATCACGTAATCACAAACGATTTTCTGGAAAAACTGAAGGTAGAAATAGCCGTCCATTTTGAAAATATATATAATATCGATTCTAGTTCTCTTAGTATTGGGATTACAAATAATAGGGGTGTCACATTAAAATTTCATATAGGAGAAGAGCTCGGTTTGGGGTTTGCTTCTAAGCAGGTGCATATAAAAATCGATCTAAATCATTTTGTCGCACCAAAAACGGTAGTTGTAGAGCACATACCAAAGAACGAGAATCAACTTTCGTTTGTAATTAAAACGTATAATTTATCCGCGCTCATGGCAAGTAAAATTGCCGCAATTTTTCTACGAGGGCCACGTGGAGTTGGTAGGGTGGTACATGAAGAAAAAGGACGTGATATATATGATCTGCTTTGGTATATGAATAAAAAAATTGTACCTGATTTGGATTACTTATCCGCCAAAGATATTAAGTTTGCAGATCCAAAAGAACTATTCAATAATATTACCATTAAGATATTAAACAATCCAAAAACAGATGTAAATCTTAAACATGATTTAACCCCTCTTTTTATGGATCAAGCCTTTATAAATAATTGGCTCATTAATTGGAGGGATAGTTATCTACAATATCTCAAAGACTATAGAATTCATACCGTATCCACTCTCGAAAAAATAAGTATAACCCAAGAATTTCATACTGACATATTTTATTTTATATATTGGTATAATATTGAAGATGGAAATCAAGCGAGAATCATATTTCGTATTAGTGATTATTGGATTGAATATGGGGAAGGGGATTTAGCAGTCAAGGTTAGTGAAAAAGTAAAGAGGCTGTGTGAATTTAATAGTAATGGATGGACAAGCCATCCTCCGTCGCAGGATAAATTAATGGAATATGCCGAGCTATTTTACCAAAAGATTGAGCGGTATCTTAAAAAAACAAACCACATAATGCTGGGTGAAATTATTACTACTAAACTAATACGGATGACTACTGATCATTTAAACCAGCAAGAACAAATATTATTAAATAAGTCCGCTCTACTTTCTTGTGAATTAGATGATTTATTAAAATAAATTATTATTGTGAATAAAATATTAAACAAACTAGCTAAGGAACTGAGTTTCCAAACCGGCCGTTACATGCTCTCGCCGGAGTTCTTAAGTTTGGTGATCACCATGAAATGCAACTTCAAATGCCAATCCTGTTCGATCTGGCAGAAACCGTTTGAGAAAGAATTGGAGCAAGAAGATTGGGTAAAGATTATTGAAAAATTGACTCACACATTAAAGCCGAATACTTTCGTAGAAATCAATGGCGGAGAGCCGTTAATCAGAAAAGACCTAGTAATATTTTTAATCAAGGAATTAAAGAAACATTTTAATAAAGTTGCATTGAACTCCAACGGATTACTGGTAAATGAAACAAACTTGGATGAATTGAAACAGGCCGGTTTAGATCTGATTAAGATATCACTCTACAGTTTAGAGGAAGAAGTACATAATAGTATGCGCGGGCACAGTCTGGCCTTTCAGCATGCTAAAAGAGCGGTAGAACTGATTACCCAAAAGCAGATTCCACTTGAAATTGGTTTGTTAGTTACAACGAAAAATATTAAAACTGCTCCGGCACTTATTCAGTATCTTCAAAAATTACCGAACACTTCAATCATT carries:
- a CDS encoding ABC transporter ATP-binding protein, with the protein product MLNLEKVNKSFGRDDDFEVIKDITLSANDGEFICILGPSGCGKTILLYLMAGFLKPTGGKILMNGEMISGPSCDRMMVFQGHVLFPWKTVYENIYYALDKSTFSKDEKDKLVMKYLDLMALASFKDWYPYKLSGGMQQRVALARALVTNPEVLLMDEPFSALDSQYRKFLRKNLEIIWRKTKKTIIFVTHSVHEAINLADKIYLLSARPATIKKVYTVNLPRPRDQSSKDFIQLNNEIEEDLTEEFEKIIKTPSMGESLSHILKLNGRRGIL
- a CDS encoding ABC transporter substrate-binding protein — translated: MNKKYFFGTLFALFALVFIYYFNNSLNDKNNKEENKIKIGYSIDSVNHAPIIIADNMGIFDKHKLNLELIPFKGGKEVQQALAMGSIDIGSAGATNFFIPIAKGSPIKIIAPLAVSPTLVFVDPSSNIKTFDDLVGKTIASRIGQSSNISLGYALRKENIPINTITFEDIEGNLRPLALMEKKVVDVAVAGEYNEKIYLDYGAVVFEEWITKGYADKPMPRTVIAVNTDSLEKNKEEISSFIDAIIESQRYIKDNPDDAAVIISKQIEEATEGAVVFSVEELKEQWKTVKYVLWYEPSDVVEISKVAQEIGDIQTALSVEQIFDLSFEEKLKNAQDEIY
- a CDS encoding ABC transporter permease is translated as MLKMKFTKRKIRKIALGSIPFLTILVVWDLFYYFNQDLKWLIPSPLQTVSSFWQMVTDGTFLKLISVSIFNLIPPYIFAIICAVVLGTLMGVNKTVHKIFFPFLSAIYPVPSLAWLPFMILFLGFTREAIWFVIFVSSFMKIIYNVISGIQNVNIEYVLVAKNFGFSKTKIVFDVFLPSALPQIMTGLRVGFGSAWRSLIGAEMLVATIGGLGKFIWMSQWFFDFDKVMAGIVVISLVSIFIEQIVFRRLEKNTLVKWGFISDEQKI
- a CDS encoding NUDIX hydrolase encodes the protein MTEIPNKLYRTSVKALILDDKKRFLLLLEENGYWDLPGGGLDFGENSHDCIIRELNEETGLEVIHIKKNPSYFITALHMNGQWKANILYETQVKDLNFTSSKECVEIRFFTKEEASKEKIYPNVKEFLKEYNPNNH
- a CDS encoding nucleotidyl transferase AbiEii/AbiGii toxin family protein, translating into MDNQIIVALKKKIEEISAYEGVDAETQRNSIKEYLQFYVLNFIYHHPEYSNWIMYGGSALRICHDLNRMSVDLDFEVNHVITNDFLEKLKVEIAVHFENIYNIDSSSLSIGITNNRGVTLKFHIGEELGLGFASKQVHIKIDLNHFVAPKTVVVEHIPKNENQLSFVIKTYNLSALMASKIAAIFLRGPRGVGRVVHEEKGRDIYDLLWYMNKKIVPDLDYLSAKDIKFADPKELFNNITIKILNNPKTDVNLKHDLTPLFMDQAFINNWLINWRDSYLQYLKDYRIHTVSTLEKISITQEFHTDIFYFIYWYNIEDGNQARIIFRISDYWIEYGEGDLAVKVSEKVKRLCEFNSNGWTSHPPSQDKLMEYAELFYQKIERYLKKTNHIMLGEIITTKLIRMTTDHLNQQEQILLNKSALLSCELDDLLK
- a CDS encoding radical SAM protein; its protein translation is MNKILNKLAKELSFQTGRYMLSPEFLSLVITMKCNFKCQSCSIWQKPFEKELEQEDWVKIIEKLTHTLKPNTFVEINGGEPLIRKDLVIFLIKELKKHFNKVALNSNGLLVNETNLDELKQAGLDLIKISLYSLEEEVHNSMRGHSLAFQHAKRAVELITQKQIPLEIGLLVTTKNIKTAPALIQYLQKLPNTSIILQPLDEKIESAESKDQKDNNLIPDLWPEKEDVVSFFDWVEKHNQGIKNSLPNIKAIRQYYLNPPDILKYRCFAGQRNLVIYPGGDVAFCFKRKAIGNINNQDIELMLKNASGERKQIKYCQIVGCNFSRGLKEAIHDRITK